The segment GACCCGGTCCCCCAGCCCGACCGGCCTGCGCAGCGCCCCGTAGAGCACCCCCCGCACCCGGCGGCGCACGACGACCGGTACCGCCAGGACCGACCGCAGGCCCTCGGCCGAGACCGCCGCGTCGTACTCATGGCTGATATGCCGCGACTCCTGATAGTCCGTGACCGCGCAGGGCCGGGAGAGCGCGATCGACTTTCCGCCGAGGCCGTTGCCCACCGAGATGCCCAGTCCGTGCAGTGCGGCCGTCTGCGCCCCGCTGACCTGGGCGATACGCAATCGATGGGGGTCGTTCAGCAGTCCGCCGAACACCACGGGCAATCCGCTGCTACGGCGCAGCCGCACCAGCGCCCCCTGCATTTCCACCGATTCGGCCGGATCCGGCATGGCCCTGCTTTCCTCACGGTTCGCCTCGTGTCCTCACCACCCCCGATCGGGGGTGGTGAGACCTACGTCACTGATTACACGATGCTACTGAGTGGTGCGGCAAGGAGGAGGTCACATGGTGACAGGCAGCGCGACGCAGGAGTTCCGGTCGGCCCGGGACTTCCTGCTGCGGCACCGGGAGGACTACCGGAGCGCGTACAACGGCTTCGTCTGGCCGCGCCCCGAGCACTTCAACTGGGCGCTCGACTGGTTCGACGCGATCGCCGACGGCAACGACCGCACCGCGCTCCACCTCGTCGACGAGGACGGCACCGAGACCAGGCTGAGCTTCACCGAACTCTCGCAACGCTCCGACCGGGTCGCCAACTGGCTGCGTGACCAGGGCGTTCGCCCCGGACACCGGATCCTGTTGATGCTCGGCAACCAGGTCGAACTCTGGGAGACCGCGCTCGCCGCGATGAAACTGCGCGCCGTCATCGTCCCCGCCACCCCGCTGCTGGGCCCGGCCGATCTGCGCGACCGGGTCCGCCGGGGCCGTGCGTCCCAGGTCCTCGTACGCTCCGAGGACGCACCCAAGTTCGCCGACGTGCCCGGGGACTACACCCGGATCGCCGTCGGGGAGCGGGTCGCCGGCTGGCTGCCGTACGACGACGCCTACGGCGCCGGAACCGGCTTCACACCCGACGGACCCACCCGTTCGGACGACCCCCTGATGCTCTACTTCACCTCCGGCACCACCGCTCGCCCCAAGCTCGTTGAGCACACCCACACCTCGTACCCCATCGGGCATCTGGCGACGATGTACTGGATCGGGCTGCGCCCGGGCGATGTCCACCTCAACATCTCGTCCCCCGGCTGGGCCAAACACTCCTGGTCGAACCTCTTCGCGCCGTGGAACGCGGAGGCGACCGTCTTCGTCCACAACTACCAGCGGTTCGACGCGGCCCGGCTGATGGCCGAGATGGACCGGGCCGGCGTCACCACCTTCTGCGCCCCGCCCACCGTCTGGCGGATGCTGATCCAGGCCGATCTGAAACTGCTGCGGACTCCGCCCCGCGAGGTCGTCGCCGCCGGTGAGCCGCTGAACCCTGAGGTCATCGAGACCGTACGGCGGGAGTGGGGGGTGGCCGTCCGGGACGGCTTCGGGCAGACGGAGACCGCGGTCCAGGTCGCCAACAGCCCCGGCCAGTTGCTGAAGGCGGGGTCCATGGGGCGGCCGAGCCCCGGCTACACGGTCGAGCTTCTCGACCCCCTGACCGGCCGGCCCGGCGCGCGGGAGGGCGAGATCGCCCTCGATCTGTCGGCCCGGCCGGTGGGCCTGCTGAAGGGCTACCACGGCGATCCGCGGCGTACCGCCGATGCCACGGCCGGCGGCTACTACCGCACCGGGGACATCGGCGCCCGGGACACCGACGGCTACATCACCTACATCGGCCGCTCCGACGATGTCTTCAAGGCCTCGGACTACAAGATCTCCCCCTTCGAGCTGGAGAGCGCGCTGCTGGAGCACGAGGCCGTCGCGGAGGCGGCCGTGGTGCCCGCGCCCGATCAGGTGCGGCTCGCCGTGCCCAAGGCGTACATCGTGCTCGCGGAGGGCTGGGAGCCGGGACCCGAGACCGCGAAGGAGCTGTTCCGGCACGCGCGCTCGGTCCTCGCCCCGTACAAACGCGTCCGGCGCATCGAATTCGCCGAACTGCCCAAAACCGTCTCCGGCAAGATCCGGCGGATCGAGCTGCGCGAGCGCACCGCCACCGGCGCCGTCACCACCGAGTACGACGAGGGGGACTACCGATGACTCTTGTACAGGACCGGCCCGTGGCGGCCGGACCCGATTCCGGAACCGGTCTGTCGTACGACCACGGCACCGGCGGC is part of the Streptomyces qinzhouensis genome and harbors:
- a CDS encoding AMP-binding protein codes for the protein MVTGSATQEFRSARDFLLRHREDYRSAYNGFVWPRPEHFNWALDWFDAIADGNDRTALHLVDEDGTETRLSFTELSQRSDRVANWLRDQGVRPGHRILLMLGNQVELWETALAAMKLRAVIVPATPLLGPADLRDRVRRGRASQVLVRSEDAPKFADVPGDYTRIAVGERVAGWLPYDDAYGAGTGFTPDGPTRSDDPLMLYFTSGTTARPKLVEHTHTSYPIGHLATMYWIGLRPGDVHLNISSPGWAKHSWSNLFAPWNAEATVFVHNYQRFDAARLMAEMDRAGVTTFCAPPTVWRMLIQADLKLLRTPPREVVAAGEPLNPEVIETVRREWGVAVRDGFGQTETAVQVANSPGQLLKAGSMGRPSPGYTVELLDPLTGRPGAREGEIALDLSARPVGLLKGYHGDPRRTADATAGGYYRTGDIGARDTDGYITYIGRSDDVFKASDYKISPFELESALLEHEAVAEAAVVPAPDQVRLAVPKAYIVLAEGWEPGPETAKELFRHARSVLAPYKRVRRIEFAELPKTVSGKIRRIELRERTATGAVTTEYDEGDYR